The window CCCCAAGAGTCACGGTGGCGATCCGGCCGAGTCGTTCGACGTGATCGTTCCCTCGTTGCCGGGGTACGGCTTTTCCGACCGCCCAAGCGAACCGGGGATGAGTCTCTCACGGATTGCCGACCTTTTCGACAAACTATTGATTGAAGAGATCGGCTACGAGCGCTACGCTGTCCGTGGAAGCGACCTCGGTTCTGGGATCATTCAGCAACTCGCTGTGAAGTATCCCGACTCGCTGATCGGCACCCATCAATCCGGAACAAACCCCTTCATCGACGAAGAACAGATCCCCGAGGATCCGACCGAGGCCGAACAAGAGTTCCTCGATAATGCCCAGAACTGGAACCAACAGGAGATGGCCTATGCGATGGAACACTCGACCAAGCCCCAGACGCTCTCGTACGGCCTGAACGAGTCACCGTCTGGGTTGGCCGCGTGGATCATCGAAAAATTCCGCACGCTGAGTCACAACGACGGCGATATTGAGGATTCGTTCACGAAAGATGAGTTGCTGACGAACCTCACGGTCTACTGGGCGACCGAGACGATCGGGTCGTCTATCCGGTTGTACTACGAGATGA is drawn from Halococcus salifodinae DSM 8989 and contains these coding sequences:
- a CDS encoding epoxide hydrolase family protein; this translates as MSSEPYDVEISDETLDDLRDRLSRTRWPDQVTDAGWEYGANLEYMRELVEYWRDDFDWREQEATINEFDHYRAEVGDTGIHYIHERGAGDNSTPLVLLHGWPGSFVQMLDIIPLLTDPKSHGGDPAESFDVIVPSLPGYGFSDRPSEPGMSLSRIADLFDKLLIEEIGYERYAVRGSDLGSGIIQQLAVKYPDSLIGTHQSGTNPFIDEEQIPEDPTEAEQEFLDNAQNWNQQEMAYAMEHSTKPQTLSYGLNESPSGLAAWIIEKFRTLSHNDGDIEDSFTKDELLTNLTVYWATETIGSSIRLYYEMTQDPGEWGEMNTPTAMLMSSHDMFETPREWVERTQRVDRWTEVSRGGHFLEWEEPELVAEDICEFFATLDDPETE